One part of the Homo sapiens chromosome 19, GRCh38.p14 Primary Assembly genome encodes these proteins:
- the ARHGAP33 gene encoding rho GTPase-activating protein 33 isoform X7, producing MLVPLLLQYLETLSGLVDSNLNCGPVLTWMELDNHGRRLLLSEEASLNIPAVAAAHVIKRYTAQAPDELSFEVGDIVSVIDMPPTEDRSWWRGKRGFQVGFFPSECVELFTERPGPGLKAADADGPPCGIPAPQGISSLTSAVPRPRGKLAGLLRTFMRSRPSRQRLRQRGILRQRVFGCDLGEHLSNSGQDVPQVLRCCSEFIEAHGVVDGIYRLSGVSSNIQRLRHEFDSERIPELSGPAFLQDIHSVSSLCKLYFRELPNPLLTYQLYGKFSEAMSVPGEEERLVRVHDVIQQLPPPHYRTLEYLLRHLARMARHSANTSMHARNLAIVWAPNLLRSMELESVGMGGAAAFREVRVQSVVVEFLLTHVDVLFSDTFTSAGLDPAGRCLLPRPKSLAGSCPSTRLLTLEEAQARTQGRLGTPTEPTTPKAPASPAERRPPVSPPNRRRKGERGEKQRKPGGSSWKTFFALGRGPSVPRKKPLPWLGGTRAPPQPSGSRPDTVTLRSAKSEESLSSQASGAGLQRLHRLRRPHSSSDAFPVGPAPAGSCESLSSSSSSESSSSESSSSSSESSAAGLGALSGSPSHRTSAWLDDGDELDFSPPRCLEGLRGLDFDPLTFRCSSPTPGDPAPPASPAPPAPASAFPPRVTPQAISPRGPTSPASPAALDISEPLAVSVPPAVLELLGAGGAPASATPTPALSPGRSLRPHLIPLLLRGAEAPLTDACQQEMCSKLRGAQGPLGPDMESPLPPPPLSLLRPGGAPPPPPKNPARLMALALAERAQQVAEQQSQQECGGTPPASQSPFHRSLSLEVGGEPLGTSGSGPPPNSLAHPGAWVPGPPPYLPRQQSDGSLLRSQRPMGTSRRGLRGPAQVSAQLRAGGGGRDAPEAAAQSPCSVPSQVPTPGFFSPAPRECLPPFLGVPKPGLYPLGPPSFQPSSPAPVWRSSLGPPAPLDRGENLYYEIGASEGSPYSGPTRSWSPFRSMPPDRLNASYGMLGQSPPLHRSPDFLLSYPPAPSCFPPDHLGYSAPQHPARRPTPPEPLYVNLALGPRGPSPASSSSSSPPAHPRSRSDPGPPVPRLPQKQRAPWGPRTPHRVPGPWGPPEPLLLYRAAPPAYGRGGELHRGSLYRNGGQRGEGAGPPPPYPTPSWSLHSEGQTRSYC from the exons ATGCTGGTGCCACTGCTGCTGCAGTACCTGGAGACACTGTCAGGACTGGTGGACAGTAACCTCAACTGCGGGCCTGTGCTCACCTGGATGGAG CTGGACAATCACGGCCGGCGACTGCTCCTCAGTGAGGAGGCGTCACTCAATATCCCTGCAGTGGCGGCCGCCCATGTGATCAAACGGTATACAGCCCAGGCGCCAGATGAGCTGTCCTTTGAG GTGGGAGACATTGTCTCGGTGATCGACATGCCACCCACAGAGGATCGGAGCTGGTGGCGGGGCAAGCGAGGCTTCCAG GTCGGGTTCTTCCCCAGTGAGTGTGTGGAACTCTTCACAGAGCGGCCAGGTCCGGGCCTGAAGGCGG CAGATGCCGATGGCCCCCCATGTGGCATCCCGGCTCCCCAGGGTATCTCGtctctgacctcag CTGTGCCACGGCCTCGTGGGAAGCTGGCCGGCCTGCTCCGCACCTTCATGCGCTCCCGCCCTTCTCGGCAGCGGCTGCGGCAGCGGGGAATCCTGCGACAGAGGGTGTTTGGCTGCGATCTTGGCGAGCACCTCAGCAACTCAGGCCAGGATG TGCCCCAGGTGCTGCGCTGCTGCTCCGAGTTCATTGAGGCCCACGGGGTGGTGGATGGGATCTACCGGCTCTCAGGCGTGTCTTCCAACATCCAGAGGCTTCG GCACGAGTTTGACAGTGAGAGGATCCCGGAGCTGTCTGGCCCTGCATTCCTGCAGGACATCCACAGCGTGTCCTCCCTCTGCAAGCTCTACTTCCGAGAGCTTCCGAACCCTCTGCTCACCTACCAGCTCTATGGGAAGTTCAGT GAGGCCATGTCAGTGCCTGGGGAGGAGGAGCGTCTGGTGCGGGTGCACGATGTCATCCAGCAGCTGCCCCCACCACATTACAG GACCCTGGAGTACCTGCTGAGGCACCTGGCCCGCATGGCGAGACACAGTGCCAACACCAGCATGCATGCCCGCAACCTGGCCATTGTCTGGGCACCCAACCTGCTACG GTCCATGGAGCTGGAGTCAGTGGGAATGGGTGGCGCGGCGGCGTTCCGGGAAGTTCGGGTGCAGTCGGTGGTGGTGGAGTTTCTGCTCACCCATGTGGACGTCCTGTTCAGCGACACCTTCACCTCCGCCGGCCTCGACCCTGCAG GCCGCTGCCTGCTCCCCAGGCCCAAGTCCCTTGCGGGCAGCTGCCCCTCCACCCGCCTGCTGACGCTGGAGGAAGCCCAGGCACGCACCCAGGGCCGGCTGGGGACGCCCACGGAGCCCACAACTCCCAAGGCCCCGGCCTCACCTGCGGAAAG ACGGCCTCCTGTTTCTCCCCCAAACCgcaggaggaaaggggagagaggggagaagcaGCGGAAGCCAGGGGGCAGCAGCTGGAAGACGTTCTTTGCACTGGGCCGGGGCCCCAGTGTCCCTCGAAAGAAGCCCCTGCCCTGGCTGGGGGGCACCCGTGCCCCACCGCAGCCTTCAG GCAGCAGACCCGACACCGTCACACTGAGATCTGCCAAGAGCGAGGAGTCTCTGTCATCGCAGGCCAGCGGGGCTG GCCTCCAGAGGCTGCACAGGCTGCGGCGACCCCACTCCAGCAGCGACGCTTTCCCTGTGGGCCCAGCACCTGCTGGCTCCTGCGAGAGCCTgtcctcgtcctcctcctccgAGTCCTCCTCCTCTgagtcctcctcttcctcctctgagtCCTCAGCAGCTGGGCTGGGGGCACTCTCTGGGTCTCCCTCACACCGTACCTCAGCCTGGCTAGATGATGGTGATGAGCTGGACTTCAGCCCACCCCGCTGCCTGGAGGGACTCCGGGGGCTGGACTTTGATCCCTTAACCTTCCGCTGCAGCAGCCCCACCCCAGGGGATCCCGCACCTCCCGCCAGCCCAGCACCCCCcgcccctgcctctgccttcccacCCAGGGTGACCCCCCAGGCCATCTCGCCCCGGGGGCCCACCAGCCCCGCCTCGCCTGCTGCCCTAGACATCTCAGAGCCCCTGGCTGTATCAGTGCCACCCGCTGTCCTAGaactgctgggggctgggggagcacctgcctcagccaccccaacACCAGCTCTCAGCCCCGGCCGGAGCCTGCGCCCCCATCTCATACCCCTGCTGCTGCGAGGAGCCGAGGCCCCGCTGACTGACGCCTGCCAGCAGGAGATGTGCAGCAAGCTCCGGGGAGCCCAGGGCCCACTCG GTCCTGATATGGAGTCACCACTGCCACCCCCTCCCCTGTCTCTCCTGCGCCCTGGGGgtgccccacccccgccccctaAGAACCCAGCACGCctcatggccctggccctggctgaGCGGGCTCAGCAGGTGGCCGAGCAACAGAGCCAGCAGGAGTGTGGGGGCACCCCACCTGCTTCCCAATCCCCCTTCCACCGCTCGCTGTCTCTGGAGGTGGGCGGGGAGCCCCTGGGGACCTCAGGGAGTGGGCCACCTCCCAACTCCCTAGCACACCCGGGTGCCTGGGTCCCGGGACCCCCACCCTACTTACCAAGGCAACAAAGTGATGGGAGCCTGCTGAGGAGCCAGCGGCCCATGGGGACCTCAAGGAGGGGACTCCGAGGCCCTGCCCAGGTCAGTGCCCAGCTCAGGGCAGGTGGCGGGGGCAGGGATGCGCCAGAGGCAGCAGCCCAGTCCCCATGTTCTGTCCCCTCACAGGTTCCTACCCCCGGCttcttctccccagcccccagggagTGCCTGCCACCCTTCCTCGGGGTCCCCAAGCCAGGCTTGTACCCCCTGGGCCCCCCATCCTTCCAGCCCAGTTCCCCAGCCCCAGTCTGGAGGAGCTCTCTGGGCCCCCCTGCACCACTCGACAGGGGAGAGAACCTGTACTATGAGATCGGGGCAAGTGAGGGGTCCCCCTATTCTGGCCCCACCCGCTCCTGGAGTCCCTTTCGCTCCATGCCCCCCGACAGGCTCAATGCCTCCTACGGCATGCTTGGCCAATCACCCCCACTCCACAGGTCCCCCGACTTCCTGCTCAGCTACCCGCCAGCCCCCTCCTGCTTTCCCCCTGACCACCTTGGCTACTCAGCCCCCCAGCACCCTGCTCGGCGCCCTACACCGCCTGAGCCCCTCTACGTCAACCTAGCTCTAGGGCCCAGGGGTCCCtcacctgcctcttcctcctcctcttcccctcctgcCCACCCCCGAAGCCGTTCAGATCCCGGTCCCCCAGTCCCCCGCCTTCCCCAGAAACAACGGGCACCCTGGGGACCCCGTACCCCTCATAGGGTGCCGGGTCCCTGGGGCCCTCCTGAGCCTCTCCTGCTCTACAGGGCAGCCCCGCCAGCCTACGGAAGGGGGGGCGAGCTCCACCGAGGGTCCTTGTACAGAAATGGAGGGCAAAGAGGGGAGGGGGCTGGTCCCCCACCCCCTTACCCCACTCCCAGCTGGTCCCTCCACTCTGAGGGCCAGACCCGAAGCTACTGCTGA
- the ARHGAP33 gene encoding rho GTPase-activating protein 33 isoform 2 (isoform 2 is encoded by transcript variant 2) encodes MLVPLLLQYLETLSGLVDSNLNCGPVLTWMELDNHGRRLLLSEEASLNIPAVAAAHVIKRYTAQAPDELSFEVGDIVSVIDMPPTEDRSWWRGKRGFQVGFFPSECVELFTERPGPGLKADADGPPCGIPAPQGISSLTSAVPRPRGKLAGLLRTFMRSRPSRQRLRQRGILRQRVFGCDLGEHLSNSGQDVPQVLRCCSEFIEAHGVVDGIYRLSGVSSNIQRLRHEFDSERIPELSGPAFLQDIHSVSSLCKLYFRELPNPLLTYQLYGKFSEAMSVPGEEERLVRVHDVIQQLPPPHYRTLEYLLRHLARMARHSANTSMHARNLAIVWAPNLLRSMELESVGMGGAAAFREVRVQSVVVEFLLTHVDVLFSDTFTSAGLDPAGRCLLPRPKSLAGSCPSTRLLTLEEAQARTQGRLGTPTEPTTPKAPASPAERRKGERGEKQRKPGGSSWKTFFALGRGPSVPRKKPLPWLGGTRAPPQPSGSRPDTVTLRSAKSEESLSSQASGAGLQRLHRLRRPHSSSDAFPVGPAPAGSCESLSSSSSSESSSSESSSSSSESSAAGLGALSGSPSHRTSAWLDDGDELDFSPPRCLEGLRGLDFDPLTFRCSSPTPGDPAPPASPAPPAPASAFPPRVTPQAISPRGPTSPASPAALDISEPLAVSVPPAVLELLGAGGAPASATPTPALSPGRSLRPHLIPLLLRGAEAPLTDACQQEMCSKLRGAQGPLGPDMESPLPPPPLSLLRPGGAPPPPPKNPARLMALALAERAQQVAEQQSQQECGGTPPASQSPFHRSLSLEVGGEPLGTSGSGPPPNSLAHPGAWVPGPPPYLPRQQSDGSLLRSQRPMGTSRRGLRGPAQVPTPGFFSPAPRECLPPFLGVPKPGLYPLGPPSFQPSSPAPVWRSSLGPPAPLDRGENLYYEIGASEGSPYSGPTRSWSPFRSMPPDRLNASYGMLGQSPPLHRSPDFLLSYPPAPSCFPPDHLGYSAPQHPARRPTPPEPLYVNLALGPRGPSPASSSSSSPPAHPRSRSDPGPPVPRLPQKQRAPWGPRTPHRVPGPWGPPEPLLLYRAAPPAYGRGGELHRGSLYRNGGQRGEGAGPPPPYPTPSWSLHSEGQTRSYC; translated from the exons ATGCTGGTGCCACTGCTGCTGCAGTACCTGGAGACACTGTCAGGACTGGTGGACAGTAACCTCAACTGCGGGCCTGTGCTCACCTGGATGGAG CTGGACAATCACGGCCGGCGACTGCTCCTCAGTGAGGAGGCGTCACTCAATATCCCTGCAGTGGCGGCCGCCCATGTGATCAAACGGTATACAGCCCAGGCGCCAGATGAGCTGTCCTTTGAG GTGGGAGACATTGTCTCGGTGATCGACATGCCACCCACAGAGGATCGGAGCTGGTGGCGGGGCAAGCGAGGCTTCCAG GTCGGGTTCTTCCCCAGTGAGTGTGTGGAACTCTTCACAGAGCGGCCAGGTCCGGGCCTGAAGGCGG ATGCCGATGGCCCCCCATGTGGCATCCCGGCTCCCCAGGGTATCTCGtctctgacctcag CTGTGCCACGGCCTCGTGGGAAGCTGGCCGGCCTGCTCCGCACCTTCATGCGCTCCCGCCCTTCTCGGCAGCGGCTGCGGCAGCGGGGAATCCTGCGACAGAGGGTGTTTGGCTGCGATCTTGGCGAGCACCTCAGCAACTCAGGCCAGGATG TGCCCCAGGTGCTGCGCTGCTGCTCCGAGTTCATTGAGGCCCACGGGGTGGTGGATGGGATCTACCGGCTCTCAGGCGTGTCTTCCAACATCCAGAGGCTTCG GCACGAGTTTGACAGTGAGAGGATCCCGGAGCTGTCTGGCCCTGCATTCCTGCAGGACATCCACAGCGTGTCCTCCCTCTGCAAGCTCTACTTCCGAGAGCTTCCGAACCCTCTGCTCACCTACCAGCTCTATGGGAAGTTCAGT GAGGCCATGTCAGTGCCTGGGGAGGAGGAGCGTCTGGTGCGGGTGCACGATGTCATCCAGCAGCTGCCCCCACCACATTACAG GACCCTGGAGTACCTGCTGAGGCACCTGGCCCGCATGGCGAGACACAGTGCCAACACCAGCATGCATGCCCGCAACCTGGCCATTGTCTGGGCACCCAACCTGCTACG GTCCATGGAGCTGGAGTCAGTGGGAATGGGTGGCGCGGCGGCGTTCCGGGAAGTTCGGGTGCAGTCGGTGGTGGTGGAGTTTCTGCTCACCCATGTGGACGTCCTGTTCAGCGACACCTTCACCTCCGCCGGCCTCGACCCTGCAG GCCGCTGCCTGCTCCCCAGGCCCAAGTCCCTTGCGGGCAGCTGCCCCTCCACCCGCCTGCTGACGCTGGAGGAAGCCCAGGCACGCACCCAGGGCCGGCTGGGGACGCCCACGGAGCCCACAACTCCCAAGGCCCCGGCCTCACCTGCGGAAAG gaggaaaggggagagaggggagaagcaGCGGAAGCCAGGGGGCAGCAGCTGGAAGACGTTCTTTGCACTGGGCCGGGGCCCCAGTGTCCCTCGAAAGAAGCCCCTGCCCTGGCTGGGGGGCACCCGTGCCCCACCGCAGCCTTCAG GCAGCAGACCCGACACCGTCACACTGAGATCTGCCAAGAGCGAGGAGTCTCTGTCATCGCAGGCCAGCGGGGCTG GCCTCCAGAGGCTGCACAGGCTGCGGCGACCCCACTCCAGCAGCGACGCTTTCCCTGTGGGCCCAGCACCTGCTGGCTCCTGCGAGAGCCTgtcctcgtcctcctcctccgAGTCCTCCTCCTCTgagtcctcctcttcctcctctgagtCCTCAGCAGCTGGGCTGGGGGCACTCTCTGGGTCTCCCTCACACCGTACCTCAGCCTGGCTAGATGATGGTGATGAGCTGGACTTCAGCCCACCCCGCTGCCTGGAGGGACTCCGGGGGCTGGACTTTGATCCCTTAACCTTCCGCTGCAGCAGCCCCACCCCAGGGGATCCCGCACCTCCCGCCAGCCCAGCACCCCCcgcccctgcctctgccttcccacCCAGGGTGACCCCCCAGGCCATCTCGCCCCGGGGGCCCACCAGCCCCGCCTCGCCTGCTGCCCTAGACATCTCAGAGCCCCTGGCTGTATCAGTGCCACCCGCTGTCCTAGaactgctgggggctgggggagcacctgcctcagccaccccaacACCAGCTCTCAGCCCCGGCCGGAGCCTGCGCCCCCATCTCATACCCCTGCTGCTGCGAGGAGCCGAGGCCCCGCTGACTGACGCCTGCCAGCAGGAGATGTGCAGCAAGCTCCGGGGAGCCCAGGGCCCACTCG GTCCTGATATGGAGTCACCACTGCCACCCCCTCCCCTGTCTCTCCTGCGCCCTGGGGgtgccccacccccgccccctaAGAACCCAGCACGCctcatggccctggccctggctgaGCGGGCTCAGCAGGTGGCCGAGCAACAGAGCCAGCAGGAGTGTGGGGGCACCCCACCTGCTTCCCAATCCCCCTTCCACCGCTCGCTGTCTCTGGAGGTGGGCGGGGAGCCCCTGGGGACCTCAGGGAGTGGGCCACCTCCCAACTCCCTAGCACACCCGGGTGCCTGGGTCCCGGGACCCCCACCCTACTTACCAAGGCAACAAAGTGATGGGAGCCTGCTGAGGAGCCAGCGGCCCATGGGGACCTCAAGGAGGGGACTCCGAGGCCCTGCCCAG GTTCCTACCCCCGGCttcttctccccagcccccagggagTGCCTGCCACCCTTCCTCGGGGTCCCCAAGCCAGGCTTGTACCCCCTGGGCCCCCCATCCTTCCAGCCCAGTTCCCCAGCCCCAGTCTGGAGGAGCTCTCTGGGCCCCCCTGCACCACTCGACAGGGGAGAGAACCTGTACTATGAGATCGGGGCAAGTGAGGGGTCCCCCTATTCTGGCCCCACCCGCTCCTGGAGTCCCTTTCGCTCCATGCCCCCCGACAGGCTCAATGCCTCCTACGGCATGCTTGGCCAATCACCCCCACTCCACAGGTCCCCCGACTTCCTGCTCAGCTACCCGCCAGCCCCCTCCTGCTTTCCCCCTGACCACCTTGGCTACTCAGCCCCCCAGCACCCTGCTCGGCGCCCTACACCGCCTGAGCCCCTCTACGTCAACCTAGCTCTAGGGCCCAGGGGTCCCtcacctgcctcttcctcctcctcttcccctcctgcCCACCCCCGAAGCCGTTCAGATCCCGGTCCCCCAGTCCCCCGCCTTCCCCAGAAACAACGGGCACCCTGGGGACCCCGTACCCCTCATAGGGTGCCGGGTCCCTGGGGCCCTCCTGAGCCTCTCCTGCTCTACAGGGCAGCCCCGCCAGCCTACGGAAGGGGGGGCGAGCTCCACCGAGGGTCCTTGTACAGAAATGGAGGGCAAAGAGGGGAGGGGGCTGGTCCCCCACCCCCTTACCCCACTCCCAGCTGGTCCCTCCACTCTGAGGGCCAGACCCGAAGCTACTGCTGA
- the ARHGAP33 gene encoding rho GTPase-activating protein 33 isoform X8, translated as MLVPLLLQYLETLSGLVDSNLNCGPVLTWMELDNHGRRLLLSEEASLNIPAVAAAHVIKRYTAQAPDELSFEVGDIVSVIDMPPTEDRSWWRGKRGFQVGFFPSECVELFTERPGPGLKAADADGPPCGIPAPQGISSLTSAVPRPRGKLAGLLRTFMRSRPSRQRLRQRGILRQRVFGCDLGEHLSNSGQDVPQVLRCCSEFIEAHGVVDGIYRLSGVSSNIQRLRHEFDSERIPELSGPAFLQDIHSVSSLCKLYFRELPNPLLTYQLYGKFSEAMSVPGEEERLVRVHDVIQQLPPPHYRTLEYLLRHLARMARHSANTSMHARNLAIVWAPNLLRSMELESVGMGGAAAFREVRVQSVVVEFLLTHVDVLFSDTFTSAGLDPAGRCLLPRPKSLAGSCPSTRLLTLEEAQARTQGRLGTPTEPTTPKAPASPAERRKGERGEKQRKPGGSSWKTFFALGRGPSVPRKKPLPWLGGTRAPPQPSGSRPDTVTLRSAKSEESLSSQASGAGLQRLHRLRRPHSSSDAFPVGPAPAGSCESLSSSSSSESSSSESSSSSSESSAAGLGALSGSPSHRTSAWLDDGDELDFSPPRCLEGLRGLDFDPLTFRCSSPTPGDPAPPASPAPPAPASAFPPRVTPQAISPRGPTSPASPAALDISEPLAVSVPPAVLELLGAGGAPASATPTPALSPGRSLRPHLIPLLLRGAEAPLTDACQQEMCSKLRGAQGPLGPDMESPLPPPPLSLLRPGGAPPPPPKNPARLMALALAERAQQVAEQQSQQECGGTPPASQSPFHRSLSLEVGGEPLGTSGSGPPPNSLAHPGAWVPGPPPYLPRQQSDGSLLRSQRPMGTSRRGLRGPAQVPTPGFFSPAPRECLPPFLGVPKPGLYPLGPPSFQPSSPAPVWRSSLGPPAPLDRGENLYYEIGASEGSPYSGPTRSWSPFRSMPPDRLNASYGMLGQSPPLHRSPDFLLSYPPAPSCFPPDHLGYSAPQHPARRPTPPEPLYVNLALGPRGPSPASSSSSSPPAHPRSRSDPGPPVPRLPQKQRAPWGPRTPHRVPGPWGPPEPLLLYRAAPPAYGRGGELHRGSLYRNGGQRGEGAGPPPPYPTPSWSLHSEGQTRSYC; from the exons ATGCTGGTGCCACTGCTGCTGCAGTACCTGGAGACACTGTCAGGACTGGTGGACAGTAACCTCAACTGCGGGCCTGTGCTCACCTGGATGGAG CTGGACAATCACGGCCGGCGACTGCTCCTCAGTGAGGAGGCGTCACTCAATATCCCTGCAGTGGCGGCCGCCCATGTGATCAAACGGTATACAGCCCAGGCGCCAGATGAGCTGTCCTTTGAG GTGGGAGACATTGTCTCGGTGATCGACATGCCACCCACAGAGGATCGGAGCTGGTGGCGGGGCAAGCGAGGCTTCCAG GTCGGGTTCTTCCCCAGTGAGTGTGTGGAACTCTTCACAGAGCGGCCAGGTCCGGGCCTGAAGGCGG CAGATGCCGATGGCCCCCCATGTGGCATCCCGGCTCCCCAGGGTATCTCGtctctgacctcag CTGTGCCACGGCCTCGTGGGAAGCTGGCCGGCCTGCTCCGCACCTTCATGCGCTCCCGCCCTTCTCGGCAGCGGCTGCGGCAGCGGGGAATCCTGCGACAGAGGGTGTTTGGCTGCGATCTTGGCGAGCACCTCAGCAACTCAGGCCAGGATG TGCCCCAGGTGCTGCGCTGCTGCTCCGAGTTCATTGAGGCCCACGGGGTGGTGGATGGGATCTACCGGCTCTCAGGCGTGTCTTCCAACATCCAGAGGCTTCG GCACGAGTTTGACAGTGAGAGGATCCCGGAGCTGTCTGGCCCTGCATTCCTGCAGGACATCCACAGCGTGTCCTCCCTCTGCAAGCTCTACTTCCGAGAGCTTCCGAACCCTCTGCTCACCTACCAGCTCTATGGGAAGTTCAGT GAGGCCATGTCAGTGCCTGGGGAGGAGGAGCGTCTGGTGCGGGTGCACGATGTCATCCAGCAGCTGCCCCCACCACATTACAG GACCCTGGAGTACCTGCTGAGGCACCTGGCCCGCATGGCGAGACACAGTGCCAACACCAGCATGCATGCCCGCAACCTGGCCATTGTCTGGGCACCCAACCTGCTACG GTCCATGGAGCTGGAGTCAGTGGGAATGGGTGGCGCGGCGGCGTTCCGGGAAGTTCGGGTGCAGTCGGTGGTGGTGGAGTTTCTGCTCACCCATGTGGACGTCCTGTTCAGCGACACCTTCACCTCCGCCGGCCTCGACCCTGCAG GCCGCTGCCTGCTCCCCAGGCCCAAGTCCCTTGCGGGCAGCTGCCCCTCCACCCGCCTGCTGACGCTGGAGGAAGCCCAGGCACGCACCCAGGGCCGGCTGGGGACGCCCACGGAGCCCACAACTCCCAAGGCCCCGGCCTCACCTGCGGAAAG gaggaaaggggagagaggggagaagcaGCGGAAGCCAGGGGGCAGCAGCTGGAAGACGTTCTTTGCACTGGGCCGGGGCCCCAGTGTCCCTCGAAAGAAGCCCCTGCCCTGGCTGGGGGGCACCCGTGCCCCACCGCAGCCTTCAG GCAGCAGACCCGACACCGTCACACTGAGATCTGCCAAGAGCGAGGAGTCTCTGTCATCGCAGGCCAGCGGGGCTG GCCTCCAGAGGCTGCACAGGCTGCGGCGACCCCACTCCAGCAGCGACGCTTTCCCTGTGGGCCCAGCACCTGCTGGCTCCTGCGAGAGCCTgtcctcgtcctcctcctccgAGTCCTCCTCCTCTgagtcctcctcttcctcctctgagtCCTCAGCAGCTGGGCTGGGGGCACTCTCTGGGTCTCCCTCACACCGTACCTCAGCCTGGCTAGATGATGGTGATGAGCTGGACTTCAGCCCACCCCGCTGCCTGGAGGGACTCCGGGGGCTGGACTTTGATCCCTTAACCTTCCGCTGCAGCAGCCCCACCCCAGGGGATCCCGCACCTCCCGCCAGCCCAGCACCCCCcgcccctgcctctgccttcccacCCAGGGTGACCCCCCAGGCCATCTCGCCCCGGGGGCCCACCAGCCCCGCCTCGCCTGCTGCCCTAGACATCTCAGAGCCCCTGGCTGTATCAGTGCCACCCGCTGTCCTAGaactgctgggggctgggggagcacctgcctcagccaccccaacACCAGCTCTCAGCCCCGGCCGGAGCCTGCGCCCCCATCTCATACCCCTGCTGCTGCGAGGAGCCGAGGCCCCGCTGACTGACGCCTGCCAGCAGGAGATGTGCAGCAAGCTCCGGGGAGCCCAGGGCCCACTCG GTCCTGATATGGAGTCACCACTGCCACCCCCTCCCCTGTCTCTCCTGCGCCCTGGGGgtgccccacccccgccccctaAGAACCCAGCACGCctcatggccctggccctggctgaGCGGGCTCAGCAGGTGGCCGAGCAACAGAGCCAGCAGGAGTGTGGGGGCACCCCACCTGCTTCCCAATCCCCCTTCCACCGCTCGCTGTCTCTGGAGGTGGGCGGGGAGCCCCTGGGGACCTCAGGGAGTGGGCCACCTCCCAACTCCCTAGCACACCCGGGTGCCTGGGTCCCGGGACCCCCACCCTACTTACCAAGGCAACAAAGTGATGGGAGCCTGCTGAGGAGCCAGCGGCCCATGGGGACCTCAAGGAGGGGACTCCGAGGCCCTGCCCAG GTTCCTACCCCCGGCttcttctccccagcccccagggagTGCCTGCCACCCTTCCTCGGGGTCCCCAAGCCAGGCTTGTACCCCCTGGGCCCCCCATCCTTCCAGCCCAGTTCCCCAGCCCCAGTCTGGAGGAGCTCTCTGGGCCCCCCTGCACCACTCGACAGGGGAGAGAACCTGTACTATGAGATCGGGGCAAGTGAGGGGTCCCCCTATTCTGGCCCCACCCGCTCCTGGAGTCCCTTTCGCTCCATGCCCCCCGACAGGCTCAATGCCTCCTACGGCATGCTTGGCCAATCACCCCCACTCCACAGGTCCCCCGACTTCCTGCTCAGCTACCCGCCAGCCCCCTCCTGCTTTCCCCCTGACCACCTTGGCTACTCAGCCCCCCAGCACCCTGCTCGGCGCCCTACACCGCCTGAGCCCCTCTACGTCAACCTAGCTCTAGGGCCCAGGGGTCCCtcacctgcctcttcctcctcctcttcccctcctgcCCACCCCCGAAGCCGTTCAGATCCCGGTCCCCCAGTCCCCCGCCTTCCCCAGAAACAACGGGCACCCTGGGGACCCCGTACCCCTCATAGGGTGCCGGGTCCCTGGGGCCCTCCTGAGCCTCTCCTGCTCTACAGGGCAGCCCCGCCAGCCTACGGAAGGGGGGGCGAGCTCCACCGAGGGTCCTTGTACAGAAATGGAGGGCAAAGAGGGGAGGGGGCTGGTCCCCCACCCCCTTACCCCACTCCCAGCTGGTCCCTCCACTCTGAGGGCCAGACCCGAAGCTACTGCTGA